One genomic region from Bacillus sp. SLBN-46 encodes:
- the mprF gene encoding bifunctional lysylphosphatidylglycerol flippase/synthetase MprF: MKKEKIVKVIKFIFPLLLLIFAIIEMKRFTGDLNVELLKNEINQLNIWVLLLILMITFIAVLPMLLYDVILVRILKLKVVSRELLEQSFIANSFSNLIGFGGLVGAMLRTYFFHKLEQDKRKLLGVIASVSLFYLTGISVLAWIVTIGFRHFPLFVDTKWLYFAVLGVGLYLPIFFSVHMMKSRKESVITAKVGIELVIVSVIEWLAVFVAILLLSRLLGIPVATKDLFPVYIVAACAGIISMIPGGLGSFDLIFLWGMQELHVPDEKVLVLLLFYRLGYYFVPFFISLVFFVKLYWERWNQSWNQLPKAIIQGLSHVILTMLVFLSGLILLLSASVPGIMSRLKIAQELLSFPIINVSHQLSVAAGFLLLGLSRGIEYSVKRAYELTMLALILAALFSIFKGIDYEEATFLIIVALLLRISKGQFYRESYVLTWGKTIFDVTVILVITSMYILIGYLNLPISKLTIPDKFLPYVILDYRDLFTSAIIGLVIAMMILFTGYLISLPKKWKLEKSIDYEKEIYNHLKKYHGKVLSHLIFLHDKYIFWNSKKNVLIPFQKYADKLVILGDPIGEQSEISNAIEEFQEIADLYGFTPVFYQVSDEMLPYLQGHGFAFFKLGEEAFVDLKTFSLFGSKQKGLRALKNKFNRESFIFELIKPPYSNEFIEELREVSNEWLQGRREKGFSLGFFDEEYLDKAPIAIVRDEEKKILGFMSLMYVYDNKQTISVDLMRFRPNSPAGMIDFLFLSLIDWAKEQGYEKFNMGMAPLANVGLSRFAFLSEKIAAQLFLHGHFIYQFQGLRQFKQKYTNIWEPKYLAYRRKSSLPIIMAQITLLISKKRA; the protein is encoded by the coding sequence ATGAAGAAAGAAAAGATAGTTAAAGTAATTAAATTTATCTTTCCGCTATTATTATTAATTTTTGCAATTATAGAAATGAAAAGGTTTACTGGAGATTTGAATGTAGAACTACTGAAGAACGAAATTAATCAGTTAAATATATGGGTCTTATTGCTGATTTTAATGATCACATTTATTGCTGTTTTACCTATGCTGCTTTACGACGTTATACTTGTACGGATTTTAAAGTTAAAGGTAGTTAGTAGGGAACTGTTAGAACAATCGTTTATTGCAAATTCATTTTCTAATTTAATAGGATTCGGTGGTCTAGTAGGGGCCATGCTTAGAACATACTTTTTTCATAAACTCGAACAGGATAAACGCAAGCTTCTTGGTGTGATTGCATCAGTTTCACTTTTTTATTTAACAGGTATATCTGTGCTCGCATGGATTGTAACCATTGGCTTTCGTCATTTTCCATTGTTTGTTGATACTAAATGGCTATATTTTGCAGTATTAGGTGTTGGTTTGTACCTACCCATTTTCTTTAGTGTACACATGATGAAGTCGAGGAAGGAGTCAGTGATTACTGCTAAGGTAGGTATAGAACTGGTCATTGTTTCGGTCATAGAATGGTTGGCTGTGTTTGTAGCCATTTTACTATTGAGCCGGTTATTAGGGATTCCTGTAGCAACAAAAGATTTGTTTCCTGTCTATATTGTAGCTGCTTGTGCAGGTATTATTAGTATGATTCCCGGGGGATTAGGTTCCTTTGATTTGATATTTCTATGGGGGATGCAGGAGTTACATGTTCCGGATGAAAAGGTACTAGTATTGTTGTTATTTTACCGATTGGGCTATTACTTTGTCCCATTTTTTATTAGCCTTGTTTTTTTTGTAAAGCTTTATTGGGAAAGATGGAATCAATCATGGAATCAACTTCCAAAAGCGATTATCCAAGGGCTAAGTCACGTGATATTAACGATGCTGGTTTTTCTATCTGGCTTAATTCTTCTTTTGTCTGCGAGTGTTCCGGGTATTATGTCAAGACTTAAGATTGCTCAGGAGTTGTTGTCATTCCCAATAATAAATGTATCCCATCAATTATCAGTTGCTGCTGGTTTTTTGTTATTAGGTTTGTCTCGCGGTATTGAATACAGTGTGAAAAGAGCATATGAGTTAACGATGCTTGCTTTAATACTTGCTGCTTTATTCTCCATTTTTAAAGGGATAGATTATGAAGAAGCTACTTTTTTAATCATAGTAGCGCTTTTACTTAGAATTTCTAAGGGTCAGTTCTACCGTGAAAGTTATGTTTTAACATGGGGGAAAACAATTTTTGATGTTACGGTGATACTAGTGATCACTTCAATGTATATTTTAATCGGTTATTTAAATTTACCAATCTCGAAATTAACCATACCTGATAAATTTCTGCCATATGTAATCTTGGATTATCGTGATTTGTTTACAAGTGCAATTATTGGACTTGTCATTGCTATGATGATTTTATTTACAGGTTATTTAATTAGCTTGCCAAAGAAATGGAAGCTAGAGAAATCAATTGATTATGAAAAGGAAATTTACAATCATCTAAAAAAATATCATGGAAAGGTTTTATCTCATCTTATTTTTTTACATGATAAATATATCTTTTGGAACAGCAAGAAAAATGTGTTAATTCCTTTTCAAAAGTATGCTGATAAATTAGTTATTCTCGGTGATCCTATCGGTGAACAAAGTGAAATTTCTAATGCAATTGAGGAATTTCAAGAAATAGCCGATCTTTATGGTTTTACTCCTGTTTTCTATCAAGTTAGTGATGAAATGCTTCCATATTTACAGGGACATGGCTTTGCGTTTTTTAAACTTGGAGAAGAGGCCTTTGTAGACCTAAAAACATTCTCACTATTTGGTAGCAAACAGAAAGGGTTAAGAGCATTAAAAAATAAATTCAATCGAGAAAGTTTTATTTTTGAACTTATTAAACCACCATACTCTAACGAATTTATTGAAGAATTACGCGAGGTCTCGAATGAGTGGCTTCAAGGTAGAAGAGAGAAAGGTTTTTCTCTAGGTTTTTTTGATGAAGAGTATCTAGATAAAGCACCAATTGCAATAGTTAGAGATGAAGAAAAGAAGATTCTCGGCTTCATGAGTCTTATGTATGTATACGATAATAAACAAACCATCTCTGTAGACCTAATGAGATTTAGACCTAACTCACCAGCTGGAATGATTGATTTTCTCTTTTTATCATTAATTGATTGGGCTAAGGAACAAGGATATGAGAAATTTAATATGGGGATGGCCCCTTTGGCTAATGTTGGTTTATCTCGATTTGCATTTTTAAGTGAGAAGATTGCTGCGCAATTATTCTTACATGGTCACTTTATTTATCAATTTCAAGGTCTACGACAATTTAAGCAGAAATATACAAATATTTGGGAACCAAAATATCTTGCTTACAGAAGAAAATCTTCATTACCGATTATTATGGCCCAAATAACATTATTGATTTCCAAAAAAAGGGCATAG
- a CDS encoding D-alanyl-D-alanine carboxypeptidase family protein codes for MIVLLLFSYQSNVFATETQEQLDLKSEGAVLLDTETNAVLYAKNANERMYPASLTKIATAIYAIDKGNLDSLVTVSANAVRQDGTRVYLVEGEQVPLKKLIQGMLVNSGNDAAVAIAEFLDGSVEKFSDNLNEYLKTKIGVTNTHFTNPNGLQDENHYTTAMDLALMTNYAMKNPIFAEIFGTKVLDWQGQSWNTKILTHHRMLKGELPYPGISGGKTGYTTEAKQTLATTAENGTLKLTAVVLKSNLKNDKYHDTATLFDYGFKGYQHEMLKQGEIFKVDNKDFYSEKDILITENISGNVKKINNEGLLSIEDNNGQVIQSVQLKLKEPPKPKKAPVISKKVNKKESPLILVNTIIGIIIILCTAILIKMRRRKVFTRNF; via the coding sequence ATGATAGTTTTACTCCTATTTTCCTATCAATCCAATGTCTTTGCAACGGAAACGCAGGAGCAATTGGACTTGAAGAGTGAAGGAGCTGTTTTATTAGATACTGAAACGAATGCTGTCCTCTATGCAAAAAATGCAAATGAAAGAATGTACCCAGCTAGCCTTACAAAAATTGCAACAGCAATCTATGCTATTGATAAAGGGAATTTAGACAGTCTTGTTACGGTGAGTGCAAATGCAGTTAGACAGGATGGTACGAGGGTTTATTTAGTTGAAGGGGAACAAGTGCCTTTAAAGAAGCTTATACAAGGTATGCTAGTTAATTCAGGAAACGATGCAGCTGTCGCGATCGCAGAGTTTTTGGATGGCAGTGTAGAAAAATTTTCTGATAACCTGAACGAATACCTTAAAACAAAAATTGGTGTTACAAATACTCACTTCACTAATCCTAATGGATTGCAAGATGAAAATCATTATACAACAGCAATGGACTTGGCATTAATGACAAATTACGCTATGAAAAATCCTATTTTTGCCGAAATTTTCGGGACAAAAGTACTCGATTGGCAGGGTCAATCTTGGAACACAAAAATATTAACCCATCATCGTATGCTCAAGGGAGAGCTGCCGTATCCTGGGATTTCAGGAGGGAAGACCGGGTATACAACCGAAGCAAAACAAACGTTGGCAACGACCGCAGAAAATGGAACTTTAAAGTTAACTGCTGTTGTACTTAAATCGAATTTAAAAAACGATAAATATCATGATACCGCTACATTGTTTGATTACGGTTTTAAAGGATATCAGCATGAAATGCTTAAGCAAGGGGAAATTTTTAAGGTAGATAATAAGGATTTTTACTCTGAAAAAGATATTCTGATTACAGAGAACATTAGTGGGAATGTAAAGAAGATAAATAATGAAGGGCTACTTTCTATTGAGGATAATAATGGTCAAGTGATTCAATCGGTTCAATTAAAATTAAAAGAACCGCCTAAGCCCAAAAAAGCACCTGTAATAAGTAAGAAAGTTAACAAAAAAGAATCACCGCTAATACTTGTTAATACGATAATTGGTATAATCATTATTCTATGTACAGCGATTTTAATTAAAATGCGAAGACGCAAAGTATTTACTAGAAACTTTTAA
- the modB gene encoding molybdate ABC transporter permease subunit, whose protein sequence is MTLFHDEFWTPIVLSIKVAAISVTIVFFLGILLGRLFARKQFKGKILLETFLLLPIVLPPTVIGFLLIYLFGRNSPFGIILEEVFAQPIIFTPTAAVIASTVVAFPLMYQTVKIGFQAVDRGIEEAARVDGAGEIKVFLYITLPLSIKSIFAGLILSFARALGEFGATFMFAGNIPGKTQTAPTAIYIAMESGNMNLAWFLVATMVFISFSFLLLTTISQK, encoded by the coding sequence ATGACCTTGTTTCATGATGAATTTTGGACACCCATAGTGTTATCTATAAAAGTAGCAGCCATATCAGTAACTATAGTATTTTTCCTCGGTATTTTACTTGGCAGATTATTTGCAAGAAAGCAATTCAAGGGCAAAATTCTACTCGAAACTTTCCTTCTTCTTCCGATTGTCTTGCCTCCAACGGTTATTGGGTTCTTATTAATATACCTATTTGGAAGAAATAGTCCATTTGGTATAATTTTAGAAGAAGTATTTGCTCAACCCATTATTTTCACCCCAACGGCAGCAGTGATTGCTTCAACAGTTGTTGCCTTTCCATTAATGTATCAAACTGTTAAAATCGGTTTTCAAGCGGTAGATAGAGGAATTGAAGAAGCGGCAAGGGTAGATGGTGCAGGAGAAATTAAAGTGTTTTTATATATCACTCTCCCATTATCTATTAAATCAATATTTGCAGGATTAATTCTAAGCTTTGCACGAGCACTAGGGGAGTTCGGTGCTACCTTCATGTTTGCCGGGAATATCCCTGGAAAAACTCAGACGGCTCCTACAGCAATTTATATTGCAATGGAATCTGGAAATATGAATTTAGCCTGGTTTTTAGTCGCAACCATGGTTTTTATCTCCTTTTCTTTCTTGTTACTCACAACAATTTCACAAAAATAG
- the modA gene encoding molybdate ABC transporter substrate-binding protein, with product MYKKIIPWLVFFFIFLVSACSSTDTTEKKSKINQVEITISAAASLKDALMEIKTEFQKENKQVIPLFNLGGSGALQQQIIQGAPVDVFISASKDQFDALTRKDLIDSKEQVDLLSNQLVLITNKNNKVPIKKFEDLNNNEIHKVAIGTPESVPAGMYAKQALKKYQIWEALQPKLIQTKDVRQVLTYVETRSVDAGIVYMTDVSISKKVKVIAISEEGFHEPIIYSAGVIHASKKKDAAIHFYEYLQSNTAKQIFKKYGFTVLD from the coding sequence ATGTACAAAAAAATTATCCCTTGGTTGGTGTTTTTCTTTATTTTTCTCGTTTCAGCATGTTCATCCACTGATACTACTGAGAAGAAGAGTAAAATAAATCAGGTAGAAATTACGATCTCTGCTGCAGCAAGCCTAAAAGATGCATTGATGGAAATAAAAACTGAGTTTCAAAAAGAAAACAAACAAGTTATCCCACTTTTCAACTTAGGGGGTTCCGGAGCCTTACAACAACAAATTATTCAGGGAGCTCCTGTTGATGTTTTTATCTCAGCTTCTAAGGATCAGTTTGATGCCTTAACGAGAAAGGATTTAATAGACTCAAAAGAACAAGTGGATTTACTTAGTAATCAGTTAGTATTAATCACAAATAAAAACAATAAAGTACCGATAAAAAAGTTTGAGGATCTTAATAATAATGAAATACATAAAGTAGCTATCGGCACTCCAGAATCTGTACCCGCAGGCATGTATGCTAAGCAAGCTTTAAAAAAATATCAGATTTGGGAAGCATTGCAGCCAAAATTAATCCAGACAAAAGATGTTAGACAAGTATTGACCTATGTCGAAACGCGCAGCGTTGATGCGGGAATAGTTTATATGACGGATGTAAGTATATCAAAAAAAGTAAAAGTAATAGCCATTTCGGAGGAAGGCTTCCATGAACCAATCATTTACTCTGCAGGGGTAATACATGCATCTAAAAAGAAAGATGCCGCCATCCACTTCTATGAATATTTACAAAGCAACACGGCTAAACAAATTTTTAAAAAATATGGTTTTACAGTATTGGATTGA
- a CDS encoding Hsp20/alpha crystallin family protein: MDMDKLKQWMEVAKNMNGGDFWNNIFDQDFAKQFMNEQPYTAPNSNTAKQSGREEKNTPPFPAIDILEGESEVLVVIEVPGMKKENLELGLNGNSLTIKGKALLNHSDLKLTYSERFYGDFQRQIRLPDTVSPNQLSAKFWNGLLFVSYQRIIEKGESIPID, from the coding sequence ATGGACATGGATAAATTAAAGCAATGGATGGAAGTAGCCAAAAATATGAATGGAGGAGATTTTTGGAACAATATATTTGATCAGGACTTTGCTAAGCAATTTATGAATGAGCAGCCTTATACTGCGCCAAATTCGAATACTGCTAAACAATCTGGAAGGGAAGAAAAGAATACACCCCCATTTCCCGCTATCGATATATTGGAAGGTGAAAGTGAAGTCCTAGTGGTGATTGAGGTTCCTGGAATGAAAAAAGAAAATCTTGAACTAGGCCTGAACGGAAATTCCTTAACGATTAAAGGAAAGGCCTTATTAAACCATTCTGATTTGAAGCTTACCTATTCAGAAAGGTTTTATGGAGATTTTCAAAGACAAATTAGGTTGCCTGATACGGTTAGTCCTAATCAATTGAGTGCTAAATTTTGGAATGGATTATTATTTGTTAGTTATCAAAGAATCATTGAAAAAGGAGAAAGCATTCCAATTGATTAG
- a CDS encoding YkuS family protein, with protein MAKVGVEQSLTNIQQALREKGYDVVELKQESDAQNCDCCVVTGLDSNMMGMQDTVTKGAVIDANGMSADEVCQQVESRLQ; from the coding sequence ATGGCAAAAGTTGGAGTAGAACAATCTCTTACAAATATTCAACAAGCACTACGCGAAAAAGGCTACGATGTAGTTGAACTTAAGCAGGAATCAGATGCACAAAACTGCGATTGCTGTGTTGTAACTGGGCTCGATTCAAACATGATGGGAATGCAAGATACAGTTACAAAAGGTGCAGTTATTGATGCAAACGGGATGTCCGCTGATGAAGTATGTCAACAGGTGGAAAGCAGACTTCAATAA
- a CDS encoding YuzL family protein: MGKRSKKKADPSTIGLCSPQVEGQGTTTTETGSRAEPSSRRKQKQM; encoded by the coding sequence ATGGGTAAACGGAGTAAAAAGAAAGCTGATCCTTCGACAATTGGACTTTGTTCACCCCAAGTAGAGGGACAAGGGACAACAACTACAGAAACGGGATCAAGAGCTGAGCCTTCTTCACGAAGAAAACAAAAACAAATGTAA